TTGGTCATTTGGCGGTCCAGAAAGATATTCTCGGCGACCGTCAATTCGGGAATCAGGTTCAATTCTTGATAGATGATCGCGATGCCGGCGGCTTCCGCTTCCTTGGTGTTATAAAACCGTTTCAACTCGCCCCGCAGATAAATGTCGCCTTCATAACTGGGGTAGGGCCAAACGCCGCTTAAGACCTTCATCAAGGTCGATTTGCCCGCTCCGTTCTCGCCCATCAGCGCCAACAACTCGCCCGATCGCGCCTCAAAATTGACATCGTTTAGGGCGCGTACACCAGGAAAGTCCTTGACGATATTTTTCATTTCCAATACGACTTCGCCCATTGAATTCACCGTCCTGTTTTGTTGGGGTTGGAAAAAAGCCCACCTTCAGCGTCGGGTGGAAAGTGGGCTTCAACAGGGGATCGGTTCCCGCGCGAACCGGGCCTGCGCCAAACCGCGCGGGCGTTATTTCTTGCCGTAGACCTGCTCTTTGGTATACAGCCCGCCCGCGATGATGGTCGAATCCAGATTGTCCTTGGTCACCGGGACGATCTCGGTCACGATGGTCGGCACATCGACGGCGCCGTTGTTGATGGTTTTGTCGACCTTGACGACCTCGGCGGGTTTTTTATCGGGGTTCTGGGCCAGCTTGACGGCCGCTTCGGCGGCGGTTTCCGCCAGGGGCTTGACCTTCTTCCAGATTTCGACGGTCTGCTTGCCTTGCGCCACGTATTGAATGTTGGTCAGATCGGCGTCGGAACCGGCGACGAACACTTTGTCGATGCTGGCCAGTCCCTGGGCGTCGAGGGCGGCGATCACACCTCTGGCCATGCCGCTGTTGTTGCAAATAAAGGCATCGACTTTGTTTTTATATTTGGTCAAGACGTTTTCGGTGGTCGCCATCGCCTTGTCGGTGGACCAGCCTTCGTGCGATTGCTCCACCACCAGTTTCAAACCGGCGTTTTTCTTGATGAGATCCAGCGCGCCGCTGCTCATGGCCACCGCGTTGGAATCGCCCGGTTGTCCCATGATCAGCGCGACGCTGCCTTCGATCTTGCCGTCGCGGTGTTTCTTGAACCAGTCCAGCATCGCTTCGCCCTGGAGCTTGCCCACGGCCCAGCTATCCTGCATCACCATCAGATCGAGCGGACCGTTGACCAGCATCGAGTCGTAACCCACGACTTTGACTTTTTCTTCGTTGGCGGTTTTGACCATCTTGCCGGCGGTTCCGGTGTTCACCGGTTGCAGCACGATGACCTTGCAGCCTTTCGACAGCATGTTTTCAAACTTGGCGAGCTGAGCCTGTTCGTCGTTGTTGGCCGAATCGAACACCACTTCGGCGCCCATCGCTTCCGCTTTGGCGATGAAGTCAGCTTTATCGTGCTGATAGCGTTCTTCCTGCATGGTTTTCAGCAAGAAACCAATCTTGACCTTGTCGGCGGCGAACACCGTGTTACCCAGGGCCAACGCAACGGCGGAGGCGGCGAACAGGACTTTAAGAGTTTTTCGGCTCATCGGATGCTCCTTAGGGGTGAACGATTATTGAGATTATGCTGC
The Candidatus Competibacteraceae bacterium DNA segment above includes these coding regions:
- a CDS encoding substrate-binding domain-containing protein; translated protein: MSRKTLKVLFAASAVALALGNTVFAADKVKIGFLLKTMQEERYQHDKADFIAKAEAMGAEVVFDSANNDEQAQLAKFENMLSKGCKVIVLQPVNTGTAGKMVKTANEEKVKVVGYDSMLVNGPLDLMVMQDSWAVGKLQGEAMLDWFKKHRDGKIEGSVALIMGQPGDSNAVAMSSGALDLIKKNAGLKLVVEQSHEGWSTDKAMATTENVLTKYKNKVDAFICNNSGMARGVIAALDAQGLASIDKVFVAGSDADLTNIQYVAQGKQTVEIWKKVKPLAETAAEAAVKLAQNPDKKPAEVVKVDKTINNGAVDVPTIVTEIVPVTKDNLDSTIIAGGLYTKEQVYGKK